In a genomic window of Thermoproteus tenax Kra 1:
- a CDS encoding glycosyltransferase family 4 protein, giving the protein MIIVHVHHSYYPTVGGIENAIKKLAEEQAKLGHEVHVVTSAYGDSVKLGEEINGVHVHRVKAWRAHYPDLTMPKEIPTKLLKTADIVQGWSQNSLFTYIVVKKAKDLQIPIAMFFLGIKYLKRHYNPILRTLGYQYQNWITKKAVNLADLALVTNEVEAEMLQREYGKSAIVLPHGVDEQYIRLPNMADIFRKKYGVEGRVISYIGRIHPTKGLDLLIKAYTDIANEVADTTLIIAGKGCEKYLKRSLKLAAKVKERVRYLGYISEEDKIALIDASEFVVLPSRHAGESYPLLVYEAKARGRPAIVTDVGTLQYHVKNQLEGLVVPRDDKDALAKAVIKLLKDDHLRKTISLYLSKIRNEMITWDQVAERLVNSYMTII; this is encoded by the coding sequence ATGATAATAGTACACGTACACCACAGCTATTATCCAACCGTAGGAGGAATAGAAAACGCCATTAAAAAACTGGCCGAGGAGCAGGCGAAGCTCGGACACGAAGTACACGTAGTAACGAGCGCCTACGGCGACTCGGTCAAGCTCGGAGAGGAGATAAACGGCGTACATGTGCACAGAGTCAAGGCCTGGAGAGCCCACTACCCAGATCTAACGATGCCCAAAGAGATCCCAACAAAGCTGCTAAAAACAGCAGACATAGTACAGGGATGGAGCCAGAACAGCTTATTTACATATATAGTAGTAAAAAAAGCTAAAGATCTACAGATACCTATAGCTATGTTTTTCTTAGGAATAAAATACTTAAAGAGACATTACAATCCGATATTAAGGACCTTAGGCTATCAGTACCAAAATTGGATAACGAAAAAAGCCGTCAATCTCGCCGACTTGGCGCTTGTGACCAACGAGGTAGAGGCGGAGATGCTCCAGAGAGAATACGGCAAAAGCGCCATAGTGTTGCCACACGGCGTCGACGAACAATACATAAGATTGCCTAATATGGCTGACATATTTAGGAAGAAATATGGCGTTGAGGGTAGGGTAATATCATACATAGGCAGAATACATCCAACCAAGGGCCTAGACTTGCTCATCAAGGCCTATACAGATATTGCTAATGAGGTGGCCGACACAACCCTCATAATTGCGGGCAAAGGCTGTGAGAAATATCTGAAAAGAAGCTTGAAGTTGGCAGCTAAGGTGAAAGAGAGAGTCAGATACCTAGGCTACATAAGTGAGGAAGACAAAATAGCCTTGATAGACGCGTCGGAGTTTGTGGTACTGCCGTCGAGACACGCGGGGGAGTCATACCCTCTCCTCGTCTACGAGGCTAAAGCCAGAGGAAGGCCGGCGATCGTCACAGATGTAGGAACTCTACAATACCACGTAAAAAACCAACTAGAGGGACTAGTTGTACCCAGAGACGACAAAGACGCTTTAGCTAAGGCCGTTATCAAACTTCTGAAGGACGACCATCTGAGGAAGACTATAAGCTTATATTTAAGTAAAATAAGAAATGAGATGATAACTTGGGATCAAGTGGCCGAGAGGCTGGTTAATTCATATATGACAATAATATGA
- a CDS encoding glycosyltransferase family 4 protein, translating to MKIIHIAPFYAPVIGGMEEVVKRVAEHLARDNEVYVVTYNRLRKGGRGKLPREEEINGVKVIRLKPTLIWSHGTYSEELPQAIKRLRPDVVHVHAWRHPHVFQTAKLKDKLGFRAILHPHAPYHTMKQVGIVTWTYYKFIDTFLKNVLTKYDKIIALTPHEEKTLTEIGVGEGKIVVIPHGIDEGIIDQNNIKDEATLLYVGRISKAKNLDLLIKAMKHINKQVKDARLIVAGPDEGLAQDIVRQARKNSLKIEYLGVVGEEAKHELYRKAAVLTHPAIYEPFGITLLEAQAHGTPCVITGRGGQIYAAPPGRTSLYAEPDPVKYAEGVVELITNKDLHRTLSNNAVEWARQHTWSRIMPMYKKLYQEIAQR from the coding sequence ATGAAGATAATTCATATAGCGCCGTTCTACGCGCCAGTAATCGGCGGGATGGAGGAGGTGGTTAAGAGAGTGGCGGAGCACCTAGCTAGAGACAACGAAGTCTACGTAGTGACTTACAACAGGCTGAGGAAGGGAGGGAGAGGAAAACTGCCCAGAGAGGAGGAGATAAACGGCGTAAAGGTGATCAGACTAAAGCCGACACTCATCTGGAGCCACGGGACGTATAGTGAAGAGCTACCTCAAGCGATAAAAAGGCTAAGGCCCGACGTAGTGCATGTGCACGCCTGGAGGCACCCACACGTATTTCAAACAGCGAAGTTGAAAGACAAGTTGGGATTTAGGGCAATACTGCATCCTCATGCGCCATACCACACGATGAAGCAGGTAGGCATAGTGACATGGACATACTACAAGTTTATAGATACATTTTTGAAGAACGTATTAACCAAGTACGATAAGATAATAGCACTAACGCCGCATGAGGAGAAAACGCTAACTGAAATAGGCGTCGGCGAGGGGAAAATCGTAGTGATACCGCATGGGATTGACGAGGGTATAATAGACCAAAACAACATAAAGGACGAAGCAACTCTACTATATGTAGGTAGAATAAGCAAAGCCAAAAACCTAGACCTGCTTATAAAAGCCATGAAGCATATCAATAAGCAGGTAAAAGACGCTAGATTAATCGTGGCGGGTCCGGACGAGGGGCTGGCCCAAGATATAGTGAGACAGGCCAGGAAGAACTCATTAAAGATCGAGTATCTGGGGGTAGTCGGCGAAGAGGCTAAACACGAGCTCTACAGAAAAGCCGCAGTGTTGACGCACCCAGCGATATACGAGCCCTTCGGAATAACGTTGCTTGAAGCACAAGCCCACGGGACGCCATGCGTAATAACAGGCCGCGGGGGACAGATCTACGCAGCGCCGCCGGGCAGAACAAGCCTATACGCAGAGCCGGACCCTGTTAAGTACGCCGAAGGCGTTGTAGAGCTGATCACAAACAAAGACCTACACAGAACGTTAAGCAATAATGCCGTAGAATGGGCAAGACAACATACATGGAGCAGGATAATGCCAATGTACAAAAAACTCTACCAAGAAATAGCGCAGCGATGA
- a CDS encoding DUF1616 domain-containing protein, protein MKVREELERVLAKRVCSSVAEVVDEVSRSLGVPKGLVAYELFMMWKRGEVELEGAPRSAIAYIFSIESAWYWLSIALVAASVFVVTLVTEPPLIYVRYILGALMLLFLPGYAIVETLYPRGDELSPLERLALAIGLSFAVLPLIGLALNYTPWGIGLGPVLISTNALTIALLTTALVRKVKIFRMRAHSYPHFCS, encoded by the coding sequence ATGAAGGTGAGAGAAGAGTTAGAAAGAGTCCTAGCCAAGAGAGTGTGTTCTAGCGTGGCTGAGGTAGTCGATGAAGTATCAAGAAGCCTCGGCGTGCCAAAGGGCTTGGTAGCCTACGAGCTATTTATGATGTGGAAGAGGGGCGAGGTGGAGCTGGAGGGAGCCCCCAGGAGCGCTATAGCCTATATCTTCAGTATCGAGAGCGCTTGGTACTGGCTCTCTATAGCCCTAGTAGCGGCCTCAGTATTTGTTGTGACCTTGGTAACAGAGCCGCCTCTCATCTATGTGCGGTACATACTAGGAGCATTGATGCTCCTCTTTTTACCTGGCTATGCTATAGTCGAAACGCTATACCCAAGGGGCGACGAGCTAAGTCCACTGGAGAGACTAGCTCTAGCGATAGGCCTTAGTTTCGCTGTACTGCCGTTGATAGGCCTAGCGTTGAACTACACGCCGTGGGGTATTGGGCTCGGACCCGTATTGATATCCACCAACGCCCTGACGATAGCCCTATTAACGACGGCCCTTGTCAGAAAGGTCAAAATTTTCAGAATGAGGGCGCATAGCTATCCACACTTCTGCTCATGA
- a CDS encoding DUF1616 domain-containing protein gives MGRAYLLALVLMLIVTPAFAMSLESYLEAYRYIVELSKLGYNVTNMVDALNRALYLQETGHGINASSLLESLLQEARTELPQARAHYLIDMAINIVALALAVAAAALLYLKRRELIGALWLRLRGNDRVRGGGDGRARSLLFDAEVAAVLLAVFVVAVIMAVSPVVLNKYNQPFSAIGLLGPDMKIGGYPTAAALHQPIKLYVYVYNHMGVPTWYVVKLYFVNTTSLPPLNVTPIAVYQRILPYNESWVIPIVVVPNSTGRYRLVGELWMYSPDNMTLIYTGDYVQIWINVTKPTPNKR, from the coding sequence ATGGGACGTGCTTACTTACTGGCGCTCGTTTTGATGTTGATTGTTACGCCAGCATTCGCGATGAGCCTTGAAAGCTACTTGGAGGCCTACCGCTATATTGTCGAGTTGAGCAAATTAGGGTACAACGTCACAAATATGGTCGATGCCCTAAATAGAGCTCTCTACCTTCAGGAGACAGGACATGGGATCAACGCGTCCTCTCTGCTGGAGAGCTTGCTCCAAGAGGCTCGCACAGAGCTTCCACAGGCGCGGGCGCACTATCTTATTGACATGGCTATTAACATCGTCGCGCTGGCACTCGCCGTAGCGGCCGCCGCCCTGCTCTATCTAAAAAGGCGTGAGCTCATCGGAGCCCTGTGGCTTCGGCTCAGGGGGAACGACAGAGTAAGAGGCGGAGGAGACGGGAGGGCTAGGTCCTTGCTGTTCGACGCAGAGGTTGCCGCAGTCTTACTGGCGGTGTTCGTAGTGGCAGTGATAATGGCTGTGTCTCCGGTAGTGCTCAACAAATACAACCAGCCGTTCTCGGCAATAGGGCTGTTGGGGCCCGACATGAAGATAGGCGGCTATCCCACCGCTGCGGCTCTCCACCAGCCTATAAAGCTCTACGTCTACGTCTATAACCACATGGGCGTGCCCACTTGGTACGTGGTAAAGCTCTACTTCGTAAACACGACGTCCCTACCTCCTCTAAACGTCACACCGATAGCTGTGTACCAAAGGATATTGCCTTATAACGAGTCGTGGGTGATCCCCATAGTAGTAGTCCCCAACTCCACGGGCAGGTACAGACTTGTGGGCGAGTTGTGGATGTACAGCCCCGACAACATGACTCTGATATACACAGGCGACTACGTACAGATTTGGATAAATGTAACAAAACCTACGCCAAACAAGCGATGA
- a CDS encoding nucleotidyltransferase domain-containing protein produces MGDPLSYLRNYRAVAELVKEVARRYDPEARVYVFGSAVRGDYTATSDIDILVVTNAVERKYDIMTEVYRRTEAPVEVHVATPQQFQRWYRRFIPPNELAEV; encoded by the coding sequence GTGGGGGATCCCCTAAGCTACCTAAGAAACTACAGGGCAGTGGCGGAGCTGGTGAAGGAGGTGGCCAGGAGGTACGACCCAGAGGCGAGGGTGTACGTCTTCGGGTCGGCCGTCAGAGGCGACTACACCGCAACCAGCGACATAGACATCCTCGTCGTGACCAACGCCGTCGAGAGGAAATACGACATCATGACGGAGGTCTACAGAAGAACGGAAGCGCCGGTGGAGGTGCACGTGGCGACCCCCCAGCAGTTCCAGAGGTGGTACAGAAGGTTCATCCCGCCCAACGAGCTGGCCGAGGTCTAG
- a CDS encoding HEPN domain-containing protein: MSLEEAELLRRRAHAFLKNAQRLLREGEYDLAAFSLEQYCQLILKYKLLLKKGGYPRTHSLRRLIRELGEVEPQVLELVNNIAYLHYIARLEEAYIASRYLPIVYEEAEVKDLARFVEEVFRKYVEG, encoded by the coding sequence ATGTCTCTCGAAGAGGCGGAGCTCCTCAGAAGGAGGGCCCACGCCTTTTTGAAAAACGCCCAGAGGCTACTTAGAGAGGGCGAATACGACCTAGCCGCCTTCAGCCTAGAGCAGTACTGCCAGCTCATCCTCAAGTACAAGCTCCTGCTGAAGAAGGGCGGCTACCCAAGGACACACTCGCTGAGGAGGCTCATCAGAGAGCTCGGCGAGGTGGAGCCCCAAGTGCTGGAGCTTGTAAACAACATCGCCTACCTACACTACATAGCAAGGCTCGAGGAGGCCTACATCGCCTCCCGATACTTGCCCATAGTATACGAAGAGGCTGAGGTCAAGGACCTGGCGAGGTTTGTAGAAGAGGTGTTTAGGAAATACGTCGAAGGCTGA
- a CDS encoding coiled-coil domain-containing protein, translating into MDSIAPIAQEALRVAVDRVVGKLREGKKLSTEDIFLLYLGTIVNELGGIRGEIARLEQRMEETNKRIDDTNKRIDSVAVELAKRMDDTNKRIDAVTVSLGQRIDDMNKRIDETNKRIDAVTVSLSAKIDETNKRIDAVAADLGAKIEETNKRIDAVVANLSQRIDETNKRIDDMNKRIDAVTTELTERMDALSARIDDVQKTLLEIQRLLMELVKAGRA; encoded by the coding sequence GTGGACTCCATAGCGCCTATCGCGCAGGAGGCCCTCAGAGTGGCCGTGGACAGAGTCGTGGGGAAGCTCAGAGAGGGCAAGAAGCTCTCCACGGAGGACATCTTTCTATTGTACCTCGGCACCATCGTGAACGAGCTGGGAGGGATAAGGGGGGAGATAGCGAGGCTGGAGCAGAGGATGGAGGAGACGAACAAGAGGATAGACGACACAAACAAACGCATAGACTCCGTCGCCGTAGAGTTGGCCAAGAGGATGGATGATACGAACAAGCGTATAGACGCAGTGACCGTGAGCCTAGGCCAGAGGATCGACGATATGAACAAACGGATCGATGAGACCAACAAGCGCATAGATGCCGTAACTGTGAGCCTGAGCGCGAAGATCGACGAGACAAACAAGAGGATAGACGCAGTCGCGGCCGATTTGGGCGCGAAGATAGAGGAGACGAACAAGAGGATCGATGCTGTGGTTGCGAATCTGAGCCAGAGGATCGACGAGACCAACAAGAGGATCGACGATATGAACAAACGGATCGACGCCGTTACTACCGAGCTGACCGAGAGGATGGACGCCCTGAGCGCCCGTATAGACGACGTGCAGAAGACACTGCTTGAGATACAGCGCCTCTTGATGGAGCTCGTGAAGGCGGGGCGGGCCTAG